One window of the Zea mays cultivar B73 chromosome 3, Zm-B73-REFERENCE-NAM-5.0, whole genome shotgun sequence genome contains the following:
- the LOC100277256 gene encoding uncharacterized protein LOC100277256 precursor, which translates to MASFKCMCVFLVSLMLALIVNNAQEERTLPPFPCIPGQPRPPWLPPCPPAPAECYTSVSGLMPCADFLTHIGLPPAPPTTACCDGLRSLVTNAPICMCHVVNGDINKLLPAPMIPVRMVALPRLCVVPFPRATIRQCIRGHVPPMNPPSPPPTPSKSSPPKSPPSTPPAASPPEPPAASPPEPPSTPPSESPSTPPPTPTATPPESPPSTPPPESPSDPPPATPPESPSDPPPATPPESPSDPPPTPTATPPTTPSPSS; encoded by the exons ATGGCGTCGTTCAAGTGCATGTGCGTCTTCTTAGTCTCGCTTATGCTCGCCCTCATCGTCAATAACGCCCAGGAAGAGCGGACGCTCCCGCCGTTCCCCTGCATCCCAGGCCAGCCACGACCCCCGTGGCTCCCACCCTGCCCGCCAGCGCCAGCTGAGTGCTACACGTCGGTGTCGGGGCTGATGCCGTGCGCGGACTTCCTCACCCACATCGGGCTGCCACCGGCACCACCCACGACCGCCTGCTGCGACGGTCTCAGGTCGCTCGTCACCAACGCGCCCATCTGCATGTGCCACGTCGTCAATGGCGACATCAACAAGCTCCTACCGGCGCCCATGATACCCGTGCGCATGGTGGCGCTCCCCCGCTTGTGCGTCGTCCCCTTCCCACGAGCCACGATTCGCCAGTGCATCA GAGGCCATGTGCCACCGATGAACCCTCCATCTCCACCACCGACTCCGTCAAAATCATCACCGCCAAAATCACCACCGTCGACTCCACCCGCGGCATCACCACCAGAACCACCAGCAGCATCGCCACCGGAACCACCATCGACGCCACCATCGGAATCACCGTCGACTCCACCACCGACACCAACGGCGACGCCACCGGAATCACCACCCTCGACTCCACCGCCAGAATCACCATCTGATCCACCACCAGCTACGCCACCAGAATCACCATCTGATCCACCACCAGCTACGCCACCGGAATCACCATCCGATCCACCACCAACACCAACAGCAACGCCACCAACGACTCCATCTCCATCATCCTGA